In the genome of Montipora foliosa isolate CH-2021 chromosome 3, ASM3666993v2, whole genome shotgun sequence, one region contains:
- the LOC137996560 gene encoding uncharacterized protein, translated as MDFLSASMIFLGTFNFLLSSSVVLDQPGNFFAESEKCEENFVKVGCFRDNTRPLPKLLLNMRNAELYETWDDWEEFMERLVCRCAKKARKKAFTYFGLQFYGECWSGVRENVSYDNDGPSKGCVGKTLRQRCRHSDPLCVGKAKRNFIYKLVAPTSPPDCKDNNDVCEEYKEYCHYEHVQSNCRRLCKQC; from the exons ATGGACTTCTTATCAGCCAGCATGATATTCCTCGGGACCTTTAATTTTTTACTTTCCAGTAGCGTTGTTCTGGATCAACCTG GGAATTTCTTTGCCGAATCAGAGAAGTGCGAAGAAAACTTTGTTAAAGTAGGCTGTTTTAGAGACAACACGAGACCTTTGCCAAAGCTGCTACTAAATATGAGAAATGCTGAATTGTATGAAACTTGGGATGACTGGGAGGAATTTATGGAACG CTTGGTGTGTAGGTGTgcgaaaaaagcaagaaaaaaggcCTTCACATATTTCGGCCTACAATTTTACGGCGAGTGCTGGAGCGGAGTAAGAGAAAATGTTTCCTACGATAACGACGGCCCCTCCAAAGGATGCGTCGGGAAAACACTCAGACAGCGTTGCAGGCATTCGGATCCGCTCTGTGTGGGCAAAGCCAAGAGGAATTTCATCTACAAACTAGTTGCACCAACTTCCCCTCCTG ATTGTAAAGACAACAACGATGTTTGTGAAGAATACAAGGAATACTGCCATTATGAACATGTTCAAAGTAACTGCCGACGTTTATGCAAACAATGTTAA